One genomic segment of Amycolatopsis sp. WQ 127309 includes these proteins:
- a CDS encoding NAD(P)H-binding protein, which produces MTILVTGARGNVGHAVVDALVFAGQDVRAASRDATALDVPAGVATVSADLERPETLEAALDGVGSVFLYTQRQGIGGFVKAAEAAGVRHVVLLSSGATLEPRSAQSRIAQLHRAVEEALIAASFGETLLNPGAFATNALGWRAGIADGVVRTAYPDSRTGAIHERDIADVAARILVDGSHVGAALPLSGPEPISFREQAAVLAEVLGRPLRVEELTPEQAAAQMTALGWPPEVPPEVLRAVERTTREPSVVTDVVREVTGNAPRTFRQWAEDHRADFA; this is translated from the coding sequence ATGACCATCCTTGTCACCGGCGCGCGCGGGAACGTCGGACACGCCGTCGTCGACGCGCTCGTTTTCGCAGGCCAGGACGTCCGCGCGGCGAGCCGCGACGCGACCGCGCTCGACGTCCCGGCCGGCGTCGCGACGGTGAGCGCCGACCTCGAACGCCCGGAAACCCTCGAAGCCGCGCTCGACGGCGTCGGCTCGGTGTTCCTCTACACGCAACGCCAGGGGATCGGCGGCTTCGTGAAGGCGGCCGAGGCGGCCGGCGTGCGGCACGTCGTGCTGCTGTCGTCGGGCGCGACGCTCGAGCCGCGGTCCGCGCAGAGCCGGATCGCCCAGCTGCACCGCGCGGTCGAGGAGGCGCTGATCGCGGCGTCGTTCGGGGAGACTCTGCTCAACCCCGGCGCGTTCGCCACCAACGCGCTGGGCTGGCGCGCGGGCATCGCCGACGGCGTCGTCCGCACCGCCTACCCCGACTCGCGCACCGGCGCGATCCACGAGCGGGACATCGCCGACGTCGCGGCCAGGATCCTCGTCGACGGGTCGCACGTCGGCGCCGCCCTGCCGCTGAGCGGGCCGGAGCCGATCAGCTTCCGGGAACAGGCGGCGGTCCTCGCGGAGGTGCTCGGCCGGCCGCTGCGGGTCGAGGAGCTGACCCCGGAGCAGGCCGCCGCGCAGATGACGGCGCTGGGCTGGCCGCCCGAGGTGCCGCCGGAGGTCCTGCGGGCCGTGGAACGGACGACGCGGGAGCCCTCGGTGGTCACCGACGTCGTCCGCGAGGTCACCGGGAACGCGCCGCGCACGTTCCGCCAGTGGGCCGAAGACCACCGCGCCGACTTCGCGTGA
- a CDS encoding TIGR03089 family protein, which translates to MSLTDELLRPLQASPAKPLITHYDDQLGSRVELSVATTVNWAAKTANWLTEEFDVEPGDAVAVQLPAHWQTVGVLLGAWWSGARVVREGTGARVAFVGPDDPEPTGAAATAVVTLDPMGRGLDEPPGGGAFDYLTEARMAGDQYRPLFPVSGDTAALFESTVDEILAEARARAAKLGLSADDRVLSTRDWSGPEGILDGLLVPLAAGAHLVHVSNADPAKLSARREAERTTADLPA; encoded by the coding sequence ATGAGCCTCACCGACGAGCTGCTGCGGCCGCTGCAGGCCTCGCCCGCCAAGCCGTTGATCACCCACTACGACGACCAGCTCGGCAGCCGCGTCGAGCTGTCCGTGGCGACGACCGTGAACTGGGCCGCGAAGACGGCCAACTGGCTGACCGAGGAGTTCGACGTCGAGCCGGGCGACGCCGTCGCCGTGCAGCTGCCGGCGCACTGGCAGACCGTCGGCGTGCTGCTCGGCGCGTGGTGGAGCGGTGCCCGCGTGGTGCGCGAAGGCACCGGCGCGCGGGTGGCGTTCGTCGGGCCGGACGACCCGGAACCGACCGGCGCGGCCGCGACCGCCGTCGTGACGCTCGACCCGATGGGCCGCGGCCTCGACGAGCCGCCGGGCGGCGGCGCGTTCGACTACCTCACCGAGGCGCGGATGGCGGGCGACCAGTACCGGCCGCTGTTCCCGGTCTCCGGCGACACGGCGGCGCTGTTCGAGTCCACAGTGGACGAGATCCTCGCGGAAGCCCGCGCCCGCGCGGCGAAGCTCGGCCTGAGCGCGGACGACCGCGTGCTGTCCACACGCGACTGGAGCGGCCCCGAAGGCATCCTCGACGGCCTGCTCGTCCCCCTCGCCGCCGGCGCGCACCTGGTGCACGTCAGCAACGCGGACCCGGCCAAGCTGTCCGCCCGCCGCGAGGCCGAGCGCACCACCGCCGACCTCCCCGCCTGA
- a CDS encoding Lrp/AsnC family transcriptional regulator codes for MAESVAALPEDVRLLRALQIAPRASFAAIAEALGLTEAAVGRRYRRLRADGIVRVAGIVDPGALGQSKWLVRLRCRPGSVAAIADALAKREDVSWVALCAAGAEITCAVRSRTREQRDDLLGRQLPRTAAVLDIQAAAMLRQFMGGRGHYWAALRGTLTPEQEAALGAVGEPFTEAPVVAREPVRLTPGDERLLAVLAEDGRASLVDLAAAADLTPGRASRRLQMLLERRAVHIDVELAATALGYHAGANLWLRVHPSAVKTLGRALARLPEIAFAAAVTGPHNLHAVAHCRDLDELFEFTSDQIGSLPGLQSMEVSPLLRHVKQAATHLSGDRLA; via the coding sequence ATGGCCGAATCCGTCGCCGCGTTGCCGGAAGATGTGCGTCTCCTGCGGGCGCTGCAGATAGCTCCGCGGGCGTCGTTCGCCGCGATCGCCGAGGCGCTCGGGCTCACCGAAGCCGCGGTCGGCCGGCGTTACCGGCGGCTGCGGGCCGACGGCATCGTCCGGGTGGCGGGCATCGTCGACCCGGGCGCGCTGGGGCAGAGCAAGTGGCTGGTGCGGTTGCGCTGCCGTCCGGGCAGCGTCGCGGCCATCGCCGACGCGCTCGCGAAGCGCGAGGACGTCAGCTGGGTGGCGCTGTGCGCCGCGGGGGCCGAGATCACCTGCGCGGTCCGGTCCCGCACCCGGGAACAGCGTGACGACCTGCTCGGCAGGCAGCTCCCGCGCACGGCGGCCGTCCTGGACATCCAGGCGGCCGCGATGCTGCGCCAGTTCATGGGCGGCCGCGGCCACTACTGGGCCGCCTTGCGCGGCACGCTGACGCCGGAGCAGGAGGCCGCGCTGGGGGCCGTCGGCGAGCCGTTCACGGAGGCCCCGGTCGTGGCCCGCGAGCCGGTGCGCCTCACGCCCGGGGACGAGCGGTTGCTCGCCGTGCTGGCCGAGGACGGCCGCGCGAGCCTGGTCGACCTGGCCGCGGCGGCGGACCTCACGCCCGGGCGCGCGTCACGCCGCTTACAGATGCTGCTGGAGCGCCGGGCCGTCCACATCGACGTCGAGCTCGCCGCGACGGCGCTGGGCTACCACGCGGGAGCGAACCTCTGGCTGCGCGTGCACCCGTCGGCGGTCAAGACCCTGGGCCGCGCCCTGGCCCGGCTGCCGGAGATCGCCTTCGCCGCGGCGGTGACCGGCCCGCACAACCTCCACGCGGTCGCGCACTGCCGGGACCTGGACGAACTGTTCGAGTTCACCTCCGACCAGATCGGCTCCCTGCCGGGCCTGCAGAGCATGGAGGTCTCCCCGCTGCTCAGGCACGTGAAGCAGGCGGCCACCCACCTCTCCGGCGACCGCCTGGCCTGA
- the purE gene encoding 5-(carboxyamino)imidazole ribonucleotide mutase yields MAPQVGVIMGSDSDWPVLEAAGAALDEFGVGYEVGVYSAHRTPQRMLDYATSAVARGIRVIIAGAGGAAHLPGMVASATVLPVIGVPVPLKYLDGLDSLLSIVQMPAGVPVATVSVGGARNAGLLAVRILAASDEGLRSKMTQFQLDLEKLVLDKDAALRAKAGH; encoded by the coding sequence ATGGCGCCGCAGGTGGGCGTGATCATGGGCAGCGACTCGGACTGGCCGGTGCTGGAAGCGGCCGGCGCGGCGCTCGACGAGTTCGGCGTCGGCTACGAGGTCGGCGTCTACTCGGCGCACCGCACCCCGCAGCGCATGCTGGACTACGCGACGTCGGCGGTGGCGCGCGGTATCCGGGTGATCATCGCGGGCGCGGGCGGCGCGGCCCACCTCCCGGGCATGGTCGCCTCGGCGACCGTCCTCCCGGTGATCGGCGTCCCCGTGCCGCTGAAGTACCTGGACGGCCTGGACTCGCTGCTGTCGATCGTCCAGATGCCGGCGGGCGTCCCGGTGGCCACGGTCTCGGTCGGCGGCGCGCGCAACGCGGGCCTGCTGGCGGTCCGCATCCTGGCCGCGTCCGACGAGGGCCTGCGGTCGAAGATGACGCAGTTCCAGCTGGACCTGGAGAAGCTGGTCCTGGACAAGGACGCGGCCCTGCGCGCGAAGGCCGGCCACTAG
- a CDS encoding DoxX family protein produces MFGRFKDVALLLGRIGVAVVFLAHGIQKWNSGVDGTAKFFAMTGIPLPTVAAIFAMTVEILGSIAFIAGFLMPLVGVGYVVISVGALLSVHIDNGLTGQGGYELVLVLALAGLALGFNGGRLTLDHLLWGRKRARRDTEVGELQNA; encoded by the coding sequence ATGTTCGGACGATTCAAGGACGTGGCCCTGTTGCTGGGGAGGATCGGCGTCGCGGTCGTCTTCCTCGCGCACGGGATCCAGAAGTGGAACAGCGGCGTCGACGGCACGGCGAAGTTCTTCGCCATGACGGGCATCCCGCTGCCCACGGTCGCCGCGATCTTCGCCATGACCGTCGAGATCCTCGGCTCGATCGCGTTCATCGCCGGGTTCCTGATGCCGCTGGTCGGCGTCGGCTACGTCGTGATCTCGGTCGGCGCGCTGCTCTCGGTGCACATCGACAACGGCCTCACCGGCCAGGGCGGCTACGAGCTGGTCCTGGTGCTCGCGCTCGCCGGCCTCGCCCTCGGCTTCAACGGCGGCCGCTTGACGCTGGACCACCTGCTGTGGGGCCGCAAACGCGCCCGCCGCGACACCGAAGTCGGCGAACTCCAGAACGCGTAA
- a CDS encoding SDR family NAD(P)-dependent oxidoreductase codes for MTEPTEPTALVVGASRGLGHAIATELFDRGWHVIGTVRDTTARTPLHDLADRSGGRVEVEHLDITEPGQLPPLHERLAHRRLDVLFVNAGTTNNPQTPVGEVSTADFVDVMVTNALSPMRVVEALRDLVPPDGLIGAMSSGQGSIANNTAGSREVYRSSKAALNMFMRSFAARPAEAERALVVIAPGWIRTALGGPDAPFTMEETVPLVVDVLLAKRGKPGLEFLDRNGETVPW; via the coding sequence ATGACCGAACCCACTGAACCCACCGCCCTCGTCGTCGGCGCGTCCCGCGGCCTCGGCCACGCGATCGCCACCGAGCTCTTCGACCGCGGGTGGCACGTCATCGGCACCGTCCGGGACACGACCGCCCGCACGCCCCTGCACGACCTGGCGGACCGCTCCGGCGGGCGCGTCGAGGTCGAGCACCTCGACATCACCGAACCCGGCCAGCTGCCGCCGCTGCACGAGCGGCTCGCGCACCGGCGGCTCGACGTGCTCTTCGTCAACGCCGGGACGACCAACAACCCGCAGACGCCGGTCGGCGAGGTCTCCACCGCCGACTTCGTCGACGTGATGGTCACCAACGCGCTCAGCCCGATGCGCGTCGTCGAGGCGCTCCGGGACCTCGTGCCGCCGGACGGGCTCATCGGCGCGATGTCGTCCGGCCAGGGCAGCATCGCGAACAACACCGCCGGCTCGCGCGAGGTCTACCGCAGCAGCAAGGCCGCGCTGAACATGTTCATGCGCAGCTTCGCGGCCCGCCCGGCCGAGGCCGAGCGCGCGCTCGTCGTCATCGCCCCCGGCTGGATCCGCACGGCCCTCGGCGGGCCGGACGCGCCGTTCACCATGGAGGAGACCGTCCCGCTGGTCGTCGACGTGCTCCTGGCGAAGCGCGGCAAGCCGGGCCTCGAGTTCCTGGACCGCAACGGCGAGACCGTGCCCTGGTGA
- a CDS encoding acyl-CoA dehydrogenase family protein — MTDGLYQLAEEHEELRAAVRALAEKEIAPYAAEVDENERYPIEAYNALVKSGFNAVHIGEEYDGQGADAVGACIVIEEVARVDASASLIPAVNKLGTQPIILSASEELKKQVLPSIASGEASASYALSEREAGSDTASMRARARLDGDHWVLNGTKCWITNAGESTWYTVMVVTDPDAEKKANGISAFVVHKDDPGFSVGPKEKKLGIKGSPTREIYFENCTIPADRIIGEPGTGLKTALRTLDHTRPTIGAQALGIAQGALDAAIAYVKERKQFGKAIAEFQGVQFMLADMGTKIEAARHLVYASAAASERGDKRAGFMASAAKMYASDIAMEVTTDAVQLFGGAGYTRDFPVERMMRDAKITQIYEGTNQIQKVVMARALLKG, encoded by the coding sequence GTGACCGACGGCCTGTACCAGCTTGCCGAGGAGCACGAGGAGCTGCGGGCCGCGGTCCGGGCCCTGGCCGAGAAGGAGATCGCGCCGTACGCGGCCGAGGTCGACGAGAACGAGCGCTACCCGATCGAGGCGTACAACGCGCTGGTGAAGTCGGGCTTCAACGCCGTCCACATCGGCGAGGAGTACGACGGCCAGGGCGCGGACGCCGTCGGCGCCTGCATCGTCATCGAAGAGGTCGCCCGCGTCGATGCGTCGGCGTCGCTGATCCCGGCGGTGAACAAGCTGGGCACCCAGCCGATCATCCTGTCGGCCTCGGAAGAGCTGAAGAAGCAGGTCCTGCCCTCGATCGCGTCGGGCGAGGCGTCGGCTTCGTACGCGCTGTCGGAGCGCGAAGCGGGCTCGGACACCGCGTCGATGCGCGCCCGCGCGCGGCTCGACGGCGACCACTGGGTCCTCAACGGCACCAAGTGCTGGATCACCAACGCGGGTGAATCGACCTGGTACACCGTGATGGTCGTGACCGACCCGGACGCGGAGAAGAAGGCCAACGGCATCTCGGCGTTCGTCGTCCACAAGGATGACCCGGGCTTCTCGGTCGGCCCGAAGGAGAAGAAGCTCGGCATCAAGGGCTCCCCGACGCGCGAGATCTACTTCGAGAACTGCACGATCCCGGCGGACCGCATCATCGGCGAGCCCGGCACCGGCCTGAAGACGGCACTGCGCACGCTGGACCACACCCGCCCGACGATCGGCGCGCAGGCACTGGGCATCGCCCAGGGCGCGCTCGACGCGGCGATCGCGTACGTCAAGGAGCGCAAGCAGTTCGGCAAGGCGATCGCGGAGTTCCAGGGCGTCCAGTTCATGCTGGCCGACATGGGCACCAAGATCGAGGCGGCCCGCCACCTGGTCTACGCCTCCGCGGCAGCCTCCGAGCGCGGCGACAAGCGCGCGGGCTTCATGGCCTCGGCGGCGAAGATGTACGCGTCGGACATCGCGATGGAGGTGACGACGGACGCCGTCCAGCTCTTCGGCGGCGCCGGCTACACCCGCGACTTCCCGGTGGAGCGCATGATGCGCGACGCCAAGATCACGCAGATCTACGAAGGCACGAACCAGATCCAGAAGGTCGTGATGGCCCGGGCCCTGCTCAAGGGCTGA
- a CDS encoding class I adenylate-forming enzyme family protein codes for MPLTAPTTPPGLPASLDYPEVPVGSILAAGATRWGDRTAFAQDGRSLTFTETYRAACRFANALIERGIGRGDVVALHLPNCLAFPIAYYGTLMAGATFSPTNPLLPPDDLAFQLADCEAAAVVTFGPVAGALASVAGRIPAKFAVVVNPAGDLLDDQVEFEAFHAGQPETRPEVAIAVHDDLAHLAYTGGTTGRSKGVRLTHRNVVVNTLQHSCWGSGSVPALDADGEITIDQIGSEDEWPSRLGTGVAINLTPWFHAMGIIGGMNAAIIGGTTTVLHARFDPAAYIADAERLRVTGLGGAPALFAALLATPLFHTADLSSVRSIGSGAAPMNHAMINALRERFPGVVVAEGYGLTEATMGAVISPTYRSGTRKVGSVGVPIFDTQVKVVPAEGGEDPVPAGERGEVCLRGPQIMQGYRNRPEETAAALVDGWLHTGDIGILDEDGYLSIVDRKKDMLLYKGYNVFPRELEELLITMPGVAAAAVVGRPDTEVGELPVAFVVPRGDLDAAELMAAINEKVVPYKRLREIHVVEQIPVSAAGKVLKRQLRDQLPAKLD; via the coding sequence ATGCCGCTCACCGCGCCGACGACGCCGCCCGGTTTGCCCGCCTCCCTCGACTACCCCGAAGTCCCGGTCGGTTCGATCCTCGCCGCGGGCGCCACCCGCTGGGGCGACCGGACCGCCTTCGCCCAAGACGGCCGCAGCCTCACCTTCACCGAGACGTACCGGGCCGCCTGCCGGTTCGCGAACGCCCTGATCGAGCGCGGCATCGGCCGTGGCGACGTCGTGGCGCTGCACCTGCCGAACTGCCTCGCGTTCCCGATCGCCTACTACGGCACGCTCATGGCCGGGGCCACCTTCAGCCCGACGAACCCGCTGCTCCCGCCGGACGACCTCGCGTTCCAGCTCGCCGACTGCGAGGCCGCGGCCGTCGTGACGTTCGGGCCGGTCGCGGGCGCGCTGGCGAGCGTCGCCGGCCGGATCCCGGCGAAGTTCGCCGTCGTCGTCAACCCGGCGGGCGACCTGCTCGACGACCAGGTCGAGTTCGAGGCGTTCCACGCCGGGCAGCCGGAGACGCGGCCCGAGGTCGCCATCGCCGTCCACGACGACCTCGCGCACCTCGCCTACACCGGCGGCACCACCGGCCGGTCGAAGGGCGTGCGGCTGACGCACCGCAACGTCGTGGTCAACACCCTCCAGCACTCGTGCTGGGGCTCCGGCTCGGTGCCGGCGCTCGACGCGGACGGCGAGATCACGATCGACCAGATCGGCAGCGAGGACGAGTGGCCCTCGCGGCTCGGCACCGGCGTCGCGATCAACCTGACGCCGTGGTTCCACGCGATGGGCATCATCGGCGGGATGAACGCGGCGATCATCGGCGGCACGACGACGGTGCTCCACGCGCGCTTCGACCCGGCCGCCTACATCGCCGACGCCGAACGCCTGCGCGTCACCGGTCTCGGCGGCGCGCCCGCGCTGTTCGCGGCGCTGCTCGCGACGCCGTTGTTCCACACCGCGGACCTCTCGTCGGTGCGCTCGATCGGTTCCGGCGCGGCGCCGATGAACCACGCGATGATCAACGCGCTGCGCGAGCGCTTCCCGGGCGTGGTCGTCGCCGAGGGCTACGGCCTCACCGAGGCGACGATGGGCGCGGTCATCTCGCCGACGTACCGCTCGGGCACCCGCAAGGTCGGCTCGGTGGGCGTCCCGATCTTCGACACGCAGGTCAAGGTCGTCCCGGCCGAAGGCGGCGAGGACCCGGTCCCGGCGGGCGAGCGGGGCGAGGTCTGCCTGCGCGGCCCGCAGATCATGCAGGGCTACCGCAACCGCCCGGAGGAGACGGCGGCCGCGCTGGTCGACGGCTGGCTCCACACGGGCGACATCGGCATCCTCGACGAGGACGGCTACCTGTCCATCGTGGACCGCAAGAAGGACATGCTGCTGTACAAGGGGTACAACGTCTTCCCGCGCGAGCTGGAGGAGCTGCTGATCACGATGCCGGGCGTCGCGGCGGCCGCGGTCGTCGGCCGCCCGGACACCGAGGTCGGCGAGCTGCCGGTGGCGTTCGTGGTGCCGCGCGGAGACCTGGACGCGGCCGAGCTGATGGCCGCGATCAACGAGAAGGTCGTGCCGTACAAGCGGTTGCGGGAGATCCACGTCGTCGAGCAGATCCCGGTGTCCGCCGCCGGGAAGGTGCTCAAGCGGCAGCTGCGGGACCAGCTGCCGGCCAAGCTCGACTGA
- a CDS encoding translation factor GTPase family protein: MKTLNIGILAHVDAGKTSLTERLLFEAGAIARLGSVDGGDTQTDSLDLERRRGITIRSAVASFVTGGTRITLIDTPGHSDFIAEVERALRVLDGAVLVVSAVEGVQAQTRVLMRTLRRLGVPTLIFVNKTDRPGARDLLDDVRAKLAPRAVPLGAPEDLAEFLADGDDAFLESYVDDRVDATACRAELARQVAHGTLHPVLSGSAITGAGVTDLVTAMAELLPATEHTGDGPLSATVFKIDRGRAGEKIAYARLYSGALAPRQRISFYRGETEFTGRVSAVEVAGDEVALAGDVARLRGLRDVRIGDRLGSPGGAREGVFAPPSLESVVRPVRPEQTAALFTALTRLSEEDPLIDVRRRGHDISVRLYGEVQKEVLRSMLAEGAGIDVEFEPTSTLYVEKPVGRGEAVKELDPEQRLYFFATVGLRVEPGPGVTFGRSVELGSLPPAFHKAIEETVHSTLEQGLYGWEVLDCAVTLTHTAFFSPISAAGDFRKMTPLALMAALREAGTRVYEPVHRFELEIPANAVSAVLVKLAELRAVPGEPVLGPASCTLHGTIPAGHVDELTQALPALTRGESVFLSEFGDYRPYPGKPPRRQRLWAQAAPKQ; encoded by the coding sequence GTGAAAACCCTGAACATCGGCATTCTCGCGCACGTCGACGCCGGTAAGACCAGCCTGACCGAGCGCCTGCTCTTCGAGGCCGGCGCCATCGCCCGGCTCGGCAGCGTCGACGGCGGCGACACCCAGACCGACTCCCTGGACCTCGAACGCCGTCGCGGCATCACCATCCGCTCCGCGGTGGCCTCCTTCGTGACCGGCGGCACCCGGATCACGCTGATCGACACCCCGGGCCACTCCGACTTCATCGCCGAGGTCGAACGCGCCCTGCGCGTGCTCGACGGCGCCGTCCTCGTGGTGTCCGCCGTCGAAGGCGTCCAGGCCCAGACCCGCGTGCTGATGCGGACCCTGCGCCGCCTCGGCGTCCCGACGCTGATCTTCGTGAACAAGACCGACCGGCCGGGCGCGCGTGACCTGCTCGACGACGTCCGCGCGAAGCTGGCGCCGCGGGCAGTTCCCCTGGGCGCGCCCGAGGACCTGGCCGAGTTCCTCGCCGACGGCGACGACGCCTTCCTGGAGTCCTATGTGGACGACCGCGTCGACGCCACGGCCTGCCGCGCCGAGCTGGCCCGGCAGGTCGCCCACGGCACGCTGCACCCCGTGCTGTCCGGCTCGGCGATCACCGGCGCGGGCGTCACGGACCTCGTCACGGCGATGGCCGAGCTGCTCCCGGCCACCGAACACACCGGCGACGGGCCGCTCTCCGCGACGGTGTTCAAGATCGACCGCGGCCGCGCCGGCGAGAAGATCGCCTACGCCCGGCTGTACTCCGGCGCGCTGGCACCGCGCCAGCGGATCTCGTTCTACCGCGGTGAAACCGAGTTCACCGGACGCGTCTCGGCGGTCGAGGTCGCCGGGGACGAGGTGGCGCTCGCCGGGGACGTCGCCCGGCTGCGCGGCCTGCGGGACGTCCGGATCGGCGACCGGCTCGGCTCCCCCGGCGGCGCGCGCGAAGGCGTGTTCGCGCCGCCGAGCCTGGAGAGCGTGGTGCGGCCGGTCCGGCCCGAGCAGACCGCGGCGCTGTTCACCGCGCTGACGCGACTGTCCGAAGAGGACCCGTTGATCGACGTCCGGCGGCGCGGTCACGACATCTCCGTGCGACTCTACGGCGAAGTGCAGAAGGAGGTGCTGCGCTCGATGCTGGCCGAAGGCGCCGGGATCGACGTCGAGTTCGAGCCGACGAGCACCCTGTACGTCGAGAAACCGGTCGGCCGCGGCGAGGCCGTCAAGGAGCTGGACCCGGAGCAGCGGCTGTACTTCTTCGCGACGGTCGGCCTGCGGGTCGAGCCGGGGCCGGGCGTCACGTTCGGCCGGTCGGTCGAGCTGGGCTCATTGCCGCCGGCGTTCCACAAGGCGATCGAGGAGACCGTCCACAGCACGCTCGAGCAGGGCCTGTACGGCTGGGAGGTGCTCGACTGCGCGGTGACGTTGACGCACACGGCGTTCTTCAGCCCGATCAGCGCCGCGGGCGACTTCCGCAAGATGACCCCGCTCGCGCTGATGGCGGCGCTGCGCGAGGCCGGGACGCGGGTGTACGAACCGGTGCACCGCTTCGAGCTGGAGATCCCGGCGAACGCCGTCAGTGCGGTGCTGGTCAAGCTCGCGGAGCTGCGGGCGGTGCCCGGGGAACCCGTGCTGGGCCCGGCGTCGTGCACGCTGCACGGGACCATCCCGGCGGGCCACGTCGACGAGCTCACCCAGGCGCTGCCCGCGCTCACCCGGGGCGAGAGCGTCTTCCTGAGCGAGTTCGGCGACTACCGGCCGTACCCCGGGAAACCGCCGCGGCGTCAGCGCTTGTGGGCCCAGGCCGCGCCGAAGCAGTAG
- a CDS encoding DUF1206 domain-containing protein, with protein sequence MNRTAATAQRGEKTDTAQLLGRVGMACYGLVHLVLAYLALQVAFGSSEQADQKGALQEIGSTAFGQVLLWVLALGLVLFGLWQFMMAAVGYTWVSGGKRTRKRIGAGARGVVVIALGFSAFKIATGSGSGGSSNQTQQEFTAKLLQLPFGRVLVIIAAAAVLGVAIASGVKGVKKKFLEDLDMTDLPGKTKRWVTWLGQAGYLAKGVVLAIVAILLAYAGFNADPNKAGGLDAALKTLAGQPFGTVLLSVVALGFAAFGAYCFGAAWAHKR encoded by the coding sequence ATGAACCGGACAGCGGCCACGGCCCAACGAGGCGAAAAGACCGATACCGCGCAGTTGCTCGGCCGGGTCGGGATGGCCTGTTACGGCCTGGTCCACCTCGTCCTCGCCTACCTAGCCCTGCAGGTCGCGTTCGGCAGCAGCGAACAGGCCGACCAGAAGGGTGCCCTGCAGGAGATCGGCTCGACGGCGTTCGGGCAGGTCCTGCTCTGGGTGCTCGCCCTCGGGCTGGTGCTCTTCGGCCTCTGGCAGTTCATGATGGCCGCCGTCGGGTACACGTGGGTCAGCGGTGGCAAGCGGACGCGCAAGCGGATCGGCGCCGGCGCGCGCGGGGTCGTCGTGATCGCCCTGGGCTTCTCCGCCTTCAAGATCGCCACCGGCAGCGGCAGCGGGGGTTCGAGCAACCAGACCCAGCAGGAGTTCACGGCCAAGCTGCTCCAGCTGCCGTTCGGGCGGGTGCTGGTGATCATCGCCGCCGCGGCCGTGCTCGGCGTCGCGATCGCGTCCGGGGTCAAGGGCGTCAAGAAGAAGTTCCTCGAAGACCTCGACATGACCGACCTGCCGGGCAAGACCAAGCGCTGGGTCACCTGGCTCGGCCAGGCCGGTTACCTCGCCAAGGGCGTCGTGCTGGCGATCGTCGCGATCCTGCTCGCCTACGCGGGGTTCAACGCCGACCCGAACAAGGCCGGCGGGCTGGACGCCGCCCTGAAGACGCTCGCCGGCCAGCCCTTCGGCACCGTGCTGCTGAGTGTGGTGGCCCTCGGCTTCGCCGCGTTCGGCGCCTACTGCTTCGGCGCGGCCTGGGCCCACAAGCGCTGA
- a CDS encoding triacylglycerol lipase, whose amino-acid sequence MGLRTRRWLVAGMAVTAALVLGATTAQAAVKEPTGPVQPNILTAAVYSLGAPTIAPPGTNDWNCKPSAEHPNPVLLSNGTTANAYENWANLSQKLANAGYCVFAGNFGGTPGTFLQTVGPIADTAKALAAFGDRILNATGAAKLDVVGHSQGGMNIRYWIKYLGGAAKISRLVGLSPSNHGTDLFGLLSTLEMIPGVPAVLGSVCQSCNEQAVGSAFLTDLNAGGETVPGIDYTVIQTRYDDVVTPYTSAYLKAAPNVKNILLQNVCGLDFTDHLGITYDPVAQGLVLNALDPAHAKTPPCVLVPPVIS is encoded by the coding sequence ATGGGCTTGAGGACGCGCCGGTGGCTGGTCGCCGGGATGGCCGTGACGGCCGCGCTCGTACTGGGGGCCACCACGGCCCAAGCAGCGGTCAAGGAACCCACCGGGCCCGTGCAGCCCAACATCCTCACCGCCGCCGTCTACTCGCTCGGGGCGCCGACCATCGCGCCGCCCGGGACGAACGACTGGAACTGCAAACCGTCCGCTGAGCACCCCAATCCCGTGCTCCTCTCGAACGGGACCACCGCCAACGCCTACGAGAACTGGGCCAACCTGTCCCAGAAGCTCGCCAACGCCGGGTACTGCGTCTTCGCCGGGAACTTCGGCGGGACGCCCGGGACGTTCCTGCAGACCGTCGGGCCGATCGCCGACACCGCGAAAGCGCTTGCCGCCTTCGGGGACAGGATCCTGAACGCGACTGGGGCCGCGAAACTCGACGTCGTCGGGCACTCGCAGGGCGGGATGAACATCCGGTACTGGATCAAGTACCTCGGCGGCGCGGCCAAGATCAGCCGGCTCGTCGGGCTGTCGCCGTCCAACCACGGGACCGACCTCTTCGGGCTGCTGAGCACGCTCGAAATGATCCCGGGCGTGCCGGCCGTGCTCGGCAGCGTGTGCCAGTCGTGCAACGAGCAGGCCGTCGGGTCGGCCTTCCTCACCGACCTCAACGCCGGCGGCGAGACCGTGCCCGGCATCGACTACACCGTGATCCAGACGCGCTACGACGACGTCGTGACGCCGTACACGAGCGCCTACCTGAAGGCCGCGCCGAACGTGAAGAACATCCTGCTGCAGAACGTCTGCGGGCTCGACTTCACCGACCACCTCGGCATCACCTACGACCCGGTCGCCCAGGGGCTGGTGCTCAACGCGCTCGACCCGGCGCACGCGAAGACGCCGCCCTGCGTGCTGGTGCCGCCGGTGATCAGCTGA